GGAGGCGCGGCACCCCGAACGGCAGCGGCGGCCCTGCGGGGATCTCGAGCGATGCGGCGTGCCGCCAGGCCGCGCGCCAGGCGCGGGTGTCGAGCCGCGCGGTCGAGGGGCGCCCGGGAAGCAGGTCGACGTGCGCGCGGATGGTGCCATCGGCACTCGGCGGAGGCGCCGCGGCATCCGTCGATCCGCCCGCCTGCCGGCCCGGCTTCGTCGGTGCCGTTGGAGCAATCGGGCTCGCCGCGACCGCCGCCCGATCATGCTCGATCGCCGCGACGCGCGTGGCCGCGCCCTGCCGCATCTCGAGGTAGCCCTCGCCGGCGAGTTGCTCGAACGCCGCGACGACCGCGCTGCGCGAGACGCCGAGCTCCGACGCGAGCGCCCGCGTCGACGGAACCGGATCGCCGGGGCGCAGCGAACCCGTGAGGATGCCGCGCCGAAGTCCGGCGACGAGCTGCACCCCGATCGGCTGGGCAGCGTCGCGGTCGATGACGAGCAGGGGGCCGTCCATGCGTCCTCCTCAACTGGACTGGTCGTTGCCGCGTGAAGTGGACTGCCGAGGCGACCAGTATGCCCGCGACACTAGCAGCGTGACCATGACGAACACCAGTGCCCAGCGTCGCATCCGCCGCCTCGCCGAGCGCCAGACCCACGACCGCGACGCGCTCTTCGAGCTGCTCGACAGCGAGCTCGTCGGCCACCTCGCGGCATCCGTCGACGGCACGCCCGTCGTCGTGCCCATGGGATTCGCGCGCGACGGCGAGCACGTGCTCGTGCACGGCTCGACCGGCGGCGGGTTCGCCCTGCGCGCCGCGGCCGAGGGGGCGATGGTGGCCTTCGCCGTCACCGCGCTCGACGGGCTCGTGTTCGCGCGCTCGCTCTTCGACAGCTCGATGAACTACCGCAGCGCGGTCGTCTACGGGGTGCTCGAACCGGTCGAGGGCGAGCGAGCGGATGCCGCCCTGTTGGCACTCTCGGAGAAGCTCATGCCGGGCCGCTCCGCCGAAGTGCGCGCGATGACCCGCAAGGAGGTCGCGGCCACTCGCGTGCTGCGCCTCTCGCTCGACGACGTGGTCATGAAGGTGCGCGCAGCCGGGCCGTCGGAGGCGGCCGACGACGGCGAGGACCACACGACCTGGGCCGGCGTGGTGCCGCTCGGGCGCGCCTGGGGAGCGCCTGTTCCCTCCGGGCTGACACCTGCCGGCACCCTGACACCGAAATCGGTGGCGGCACTGGCGACATCGAATGCCGCGAACTGAAGACTCGACTGCTGGAAAGGGGGTGCGTGATGTTCGCAACCATGCTCGTCATCGGACTGATCGCCGCACTGGCGATCGCCGCTGCGTTCGTGCAGTTCCGGCGCGACGGCTACCACCGTACGCCGACGCTGCAGCGCTGAGCTGAAGAAACGACCAGTCGCGCTCGACCCCACACCCTCCTCAGGCCGTGGAACTCCACGGTCTGAGGCGCGCCCGCCTCCTCGTATGGAGAAATAGGGCGATCGCCCGATGAGCGGGTGGGGCCTTAGCGAGCACGCTGGAGACATCCGGTCGGAGAGGCCGGATCGAAAACCTGGAGGAATCATGCAGTTCTCGGCTGATCTCGTCGCCCTGCAGATGCACCGCGCCGACGTGCACCGCTCCGAGCGGGAGCTCGCCGTGCGACGCAGCATCGAGGAGCGGCGCTCGGGCGACGCGACGTCGTCGCCCGAGGCGGCGCCGAGCCGTAACCGCGGACACCACTTCGCGGTGCGCCTCGCCCTGCGATGACTGCGCGGGTCGCCGTGCCCGACGCGGCCTCCCTCGGTGTCGGCGGTACGTGGGACGATGAATCAGTGACCATGTCAGCGCCGGCCATGATCGGCCGACACGCCGACCTCGCGAGGCTCGAAGCACGCCTCGACGAGGTGCGTGCCGGCGCCCCGTTCACCGTCATCATCGGCGGCGAGGCGGGCATCGGCAAGACCCGGCTCGTGCGCGAGTTCACGGCGGGGCTCGCGTCAGACGTCCGACTGCTCGCCGGTCAGTGCGTCGACCTCGGCAGCGTCGCTGCGCCGTATGCGCCGGTGAAGACCGCATTGCGCACCCTCGTCTCCGAGGTCGGCGCCGATCGCGTGCTCGAGGCGGTCGGCCCCGGGCGCGCCGCGTTCGTGGCGCTCCTGCCCGAGCTCGCGGCATCCGGTGCCGACACCGACACTGCGCCGGCGCCGGCTGGCGCGGCCGCCAGCCAGCTGCACGAGGCCATCGCGGTGCTCCTCGAGACGTTCTCGCGCGAGCGGCCCATCGTGTTCGTCATCGAAGACCTGCACTGGATCGACGCGGCGAGCCTCGCGCTGCTGCGCTTCCTCATGCGCGCGCTCGGGTCGAGCCGCGTGCTCACCGTGCTGAGCTACCGCACCGAAGACGTCACGCGAGGCCACCCGGTGCGGGCATTCCTCTCCGAAGCCGAGCGCGACCGCTGGGTCGAGCGCCTCGAGCTCAGCCGGCTCACCCGTGCGCAGGTGCGCAAGCTCGCGAAGTCCCTCATCGTCGACACGACACCGAGCCAGAGCGTGCTCGACACGCTGTTCCGCCGCAGCGACGGCGTGCCGTTCTTCGTCGAAGAGCTCGTCGGCATCGACGGATGCCGCGACGAGGGCTTCGTGCCCGACACCCTCCGTGAGCTCCTGCTCGCCCGCTACGAACGTCTGCCCGAATCGGCCCAAGAGCTGCTGCGCCTCATCTCCACTGGCGGCGTGCGTGTCTCCCACGCCCTGTTGTCCAAGGTCTACGCCGGCACAGCAGATGAACTCGACGCCGCGGCTCGTCAGAGTGTGCTCTTCGGAGTGCTCACGATCGAGGGCGACGACTACGCCTTCCGCCACGCACTTGTGCGTGAGGCGATCCTCTCCGACCTGCTTCCGGGTGAGCGCGCGCGCTTCCATGCGCGATACGCCGAGGCCTACGAGGCGATGGCTGCGGCCGGCACGAGGCGACTCGCGGCCGAGATCTCCTTCCACTGGCTCGGTGCGCACGACGCGGTGCGAGCGTTCCCCGCGACGATGCAGGCGATGCGTGAGGCTCGTGACGCCGCCGCCTATGAGACCGCAGCCCAGCTCGGCGAACGCGCCCTCGGCTTGTGGGACGTCGTGCCCGATCCAAAGCAGGCCGCCGGCATGGGCAAGCTCGAGCTCATGGGCCGCACCGCCTCGCACCTGCGCAACGCAGGGGAGGGCGAACGCAGCCTCGCCCTCGTGAAGGCCGCGCTCGCCGAATGCCCGCGCGACGATCCGCACTATCCGAGACTGTTGCGCGACAAGGCGCTCAACCTCGCGAACGTCGGACGCGGTGGGTCGATTCCCCTGCTCGAAGAGGCCCTCGAGGTGCTCGGCGACGAACCGAGCGAACTGCGAACCACCACCTACACGGGGCTCGCCGGGCGGCTCATGATCGAAGGCCGTCTCGACGAGGCGCTCGAGACGGCCGAGCGGGCGCTCGACATGGCGCTCGAGATCGGGTCGCCGCGATTCGCGTCGATCGCCACGAACATCGCCGGCGTGAGCCGAGCCCAGCGAGGCGAGGTCGAGCATGGCATCGAGGTGCTCGAGCGCGCCCGCGTGCTCGCCGAGGGTGATGGCGGCGCGCTGCT
The Agromyces albus DNA segment above includes these coding regions:
- a CDS encoding pyridoxamine 5'-phosphate oxidase family protein translates to MTNTSAQRRIRRLAERQTHDRDALFELLDSELVGHLAASVDGTPVVVPMGFARDGEHVLVHGSTGGGFALRAAAEGAMVAFAVTALDGLVFARSLFDSSMNYRSAVVYGVLEPVEGERADAALLALSEKLMPGRSAEVRAMTRKEVAATRVLRLSLDDVVMKVRAAGPSEAADDGEDHTTWAGVVPLGRAWGAPVPSGLTPAGTLTPKSVAALATSNAAN
- a CDS encoding helix-turn-helix transcriptional regulator gives rise to the protein MSAPAMIGRHADLARLEARLDEVRAGAPFTVIIGGEAGIGKTRLVREFTAGLASDVRLLAGQCVDLGSVAAPYAPVKTALRTLVSEVGADRVLEAVGPGRAAFVALLPELAASGADTDTAPAPAGAAASQLHEAIAVLLETFSRERPIVFVIEDLHWIDAASLALLRFLMRALGSSRVLTVLSYRTEDVTRGHPVRAFLSEAERDRWVERLELSRLTRAQVRKLAKSLIVDTTPSQSVLDTLFRRSDGVPFFVEELVGIDGCRDEGFVPDTLRELLLARYERLPESAQELLRLISTGGVRVSHALLSKVYAGTADELDAAARQSVLFGVLTIEGDDYAFRHALVREAILSDLLPGERARFHARYAEAYEAMAAAGTRRLAAEISFHWLGAHDAVRAFPATMQAMREARDAAAYETAAQLGERALGLWDVVPDPKQAAGMGKLELMGRTASHLRNAGEGERSLALVKAALAECPRDDPHYPRLLRDKALNLANVGRGGSIPLLEEALEVLGDEPSELRTTTYTGLAGRLMIEGRLDEALETAERALDMALEIGSPRFASIATNIAGVSRAQRGEVEHGIEVLERARVLAEGDGGALLRYWVNASDLHYLVGNHREAVRLAEEGLAAARTQGVERSSGVILASNAVDPLFALGEWDRAQELIDRAIALDPPAPFTAYLQRARIWSLLWRGDPAAAAEALRASRSFMAPIMEVEMQTRLGVARVAADIALANGDLVAAWREVRGLLHERLLPLPGYALPIIWAGGRLIADAHRHPDAVPADTASEIAAAEPALRSLLGRFGFWPSQPLWGAFFEAELAGAASEGPGTDIAAWRDAVTVAAGPTAPVYLAAYALLRQGEAELAAGDRVAARATLQAAFDVSESSGVGAVRDRVVRVCGAAGLGLDDGSTAADGGTAAGVADPATAATAELTARERQVLELIAEGLSNRQIGERLFISGKTASVHVSAILRKLGAATRTEAAYRAGALS